Proteins co-encoded in one Methanosarcinales archaeon Met12 genomic window:
- a CDS encoding type II toxin-antitoxin system VapC family toxin, with protein MLTYVDSNVFFYAKILDAKYGETCVSIIKDIAKAKLKAAISVLVILEVANTLRKYGFRDEVKNEVDALYSLNMVVNEVDSATIRGAVDLSYKTGISPYDCVHAVTMKKLGIRRIISADKDFDKIGLERINPSNY; from the coding sequence TTGCTGACATATGTCGATAGCAACGTCTTCTTTTACGCAAAAATTTTAGATGCTAAGTACGGCGAGACCTGTGTAAGTATCATTAAGGACATCGCAAAAGCTAAGCTGAAGGCTGCAATCTCGGTGCTGGTTATTCTGGAAGTTGCTAACACTTTAAGAAAATACGGCTTTAGAGATGAGGTAAAAAACGAAGTGGATGCCTTATATTCGCTTAATATGGTCGTAAATGAAGTTGATTCCGCCACCATCCGAGGAGCGGTCGACCTTTCTTACAAAACTGGAATAAGTCCATATGATTGTGTGCACGCAGTCACCATGAAAAAGCTTGGGATACGTAGAATCATATCGGCAGACAAGGACTTTGATAAAATTGGACTTGAGCGAATCAATCCAAGCAATTATTAG
- a CDS encoding AbrB/MazE/SpoVT family DNA-binding domain-containing protein, which translates to MSEVKVTEKFQVTIPKEVREEIGLKSGEMVIVESMGKGIIIKRFRTIKDPLRVLIGTKKFKHVPIEELEEKAELR; encoded by the coding sequence ATGTCTGAAGTTAAAGTAACCGAGAAATTTCAAGTGACCATACCGAAAGAGGTCAGGGAAGAGATCGGGCTTAAATCTGGAGAAATGGTAATCGTGGAGTCTATGGGTAAAGGGATTATAATCAAGAGATTTAGAACGATAAAAGACCCGCTTAGGGTGTTAATTGGCACAAAAAAGTTCAAGCACGTGCCGATCGAGGAATTAGAAGAAAAAGCGGAGCTTAGATAA